The DNA segment ATTCACTCTGCTGGGGTCGCTGACTGATCGGAGGGGTGAGGGAGACTGGCCTGTGAGCTTTCCATGCAGGGCGTAGTAagcacaggcccagtatgaggccttaggcctgaaccaaaggaaTGGTCAaggctttgctaacagaaagcaaagtgcagctgtgagctgaaggaatgcattgctcacagaagctggcaagaagagggGTGACAGTGCATAAACATAGCTAccgagcatattgaagtaggtacatggtaccagaacaccctaccctggaacattccacagataagaaagaacaggccgacccatcccaatgacaggggcaaaagtgtAATATGAtagatagagttgttttgttggaaccaacatatacaaggtgagaggcggaacctgactacgtagaaggggtgtacctcagtacgtcaggagtgatgtgtaaattgtttgtacctgtgtagaagaatgtacttctgggatgtggtgtgggtccagccgagggggcagtggaaagtcctgccactgactgagccgagtccattgaccgtgggtgcatatttgtagtatgccctgacttagactgagaagtctacagggaactattattgtgtccaatacggcaataaacctggccgacgtgcctttgcaccttactagactctgcggtcattgggggttctcttcgggtctgctgtgtcggctgtctgcagagctggggcagcacacagagggaacacacgcacgcagccgagtgataccagcattggagagagcagagcaccacgctggtagcatctgacaccaAAATGCAGGTTCTTCACAATCATTATACAAGATACACTGATCATttctggaaagtaacagagaggaagccgtgctagtctatatactatcaaaacaaaaaagcagtcaagtagaactttaaagactaacaaaataatttattaggtgagctttcgtgggacagacccacttcttcagatcatagccagaccagaacagactcaatatttaaggcacagagaaccaaaaatagtaatcaaggttgacaaatcagaaaaaaatgatcaaggtgagcaaatcagagagtagaggggtggagggggaggtgggagtcaagaattaaattaagccaagtatgcaaaagagcccccataataacccagaaaatttgcatcctggttcaaaccacgtgttaatgtgtcgaatttcaatataaaagagagttcagcagcctctcttccaagactgttgtgaaaattcctgttgagtaagatgcagacttttaagtcattaacagaaccctgattactatttttggttctctgtgccttaaatattgagtttactgctttttttgttttgatcatttctGGAGTATGATATTGCAGTGAACAGCCAGGATGATGATTTGATAAATTCTTCAAAGCAACAGTGGATCAGTAAGTAAAAGTGATGAGACCTTTTGTTCACAGAAGGTAAAAACGTGCCTCCCAATACTAATTAAAGTGAAATTGCCCATTACATGTGTATATTAAAGTTAATAAGTTTCTTCAGTGGGGGAGTTACCCCACCTGTTAAGTGCTAGTACAGTCAACATCATCTAACAGGAACACAGCTGCtcttgtggttagagcactggactggaggTAAGGATTACCTGGCTAAATTCACAAGTCTACCACTTTATTCCTGTGTGATCAAAGGCAAACAACGTATCAGTTAGTGCAATCACTGGTACTTCCCTATGTCACAGGAGATCCACGAAGATGCTCTCATTCTCATTAACAAAGGGTTTGGGTATGATAAGGGGACACCACCAATGCCCAAGAAAATTGTTTCATCAATCAACCAATCTTCTCAAGACTAACACCTTCACGCAGATTGATGTGCCATATTCTGAGCTGTGGTATCTCCATCTGCTGTTGTGTCCATGACACATGGAGCGGGGTTCCCTCCAGAAAGAGCTAAGCTATCTGGAGACCAGCCCTCTTGGAGGGCAGTGAGGTGCTAAACCCAGAAGTGCCGAAATTGCGACCACAAGAACTGGAACTGCAAAGTGTTGGGAATCCCTCAGTCACGCTGATGGTTATGGTTGATAACAGCTGGCAGGACGGGATCCAAGCTGCCAACTCCCTCCCACCTGATAGGTAGGAAAGTACAAAATGATGGTGAGGTGTTACGGTTTGATCTGACTGGATCTGTGCGATATTAAACCCAAGGTCGATGTTTAACTACAGTGTTTCCAGGTGTAACAAAAACCATTGGAACAGAACTGACAAATGATTAGGTTCCAGGATACCTTTATCAAGTTAAAGGACCTACAGAAAATCTTTAAAACCTCACTGCCTAAAATTAGGCATCTCAATTGACTTCCTCATAAAGCTAAGTAGATATTCAGTGGGGCCAAGCACCCACAAAACTTCGGGAAAGCAAATGGCTTATTTGTGTGTGGTTTAGTATGCAGCTAGGTGCAAAGTTTAAAATGCCTGGACATGTCACTCGATGTCACATACTGATTCGATGCAAACGTTGTATCCCTTGTATTTTgcagaagtttaaaaacaaaaatacaagaacaggacaagaaactCCATAAAACAGCCATAaagaactttcactgtcccaataGTGATGAGCGTGTAGAACAATGCCCCACCAGAGGACCCAATTCTCTGTGCATTTATTCCTCAACTTGAGGTACAAGCAGGACAGCGACAGGGCTTAAACTCACCTTTGCTGTGGGCCAGCTCAGTGTCTGCCTGGCTCACAAGTAATGAAGTAGAGCAACTTCAAGTATGGTCCACTAAATCACCTTCTGCCTCCAGAGTggttaatgtttaatattttaggaTCGTTAAAATATTACCATATTGTATTATAACAGCAGGtagtctagaccagtgtttcttaaaattcttaagaccacagaacaccaaacaaaactatatttatgaggaacagctacaaaaattttcttccaaaaaaagaacTGCTCCCCTCAACTAGCAACATATATAGCGAAACCAAACTGAAGTCATTGCTGTGGTACCTGATAAAATTaaatagtaacattgtatctgattgtAAAGACAGAACATACATACCAATACCATATCATGAcaccaaaaaagtgtcagatgctcacagcacacctgcgagttgttctgggaacaccagtattctgcagaacatagtttaagaaaccctgCGCTAGATCAGGGTTCCTGGTAtattgagctcttgggcagctgcccaggagagcttcataTGCCGCCCAGGTGATCAGCACagcgctcacagctggcagcacgtttttaactggtggtgcacatccttgcaCATAcatcagtgcacgtaacaaaatttattctgcacacagatgggaaaaatgagagggagcatTAGTCTAGACCAAACAGCGGTGTGGGAAATGTCAATTAAAACATCTCACAATTGGCTGCTGCCGCCATGAGCTCCTTAGCTGCCCCTGTCTGCAGAAATCCAGCAAACTCATCGCATGTCATTTTATAGTTGAAGTGCACAAACAGTTCAGCTTTCACTAGGTCTGTTTGGAGCCTGTTCCTTTCATCAGCCCACAAATTCTTCATTACGCTAACAATGCGTTCCACAAAGGTGTTGATGGCTGGAACAGCAAACACATGCTGCACAATTCTAAGCAAGTTCGGGGCCTCGCAGCACTTAAAGAATTCTACCCAGACTTCAGAGCTGCCGGTCTGATGGTGGCGTTCATGTTGCTGCTGTTCCTGTTCTGATTCGGCATTAATTATTGAACCCTTTAGGATTGGTAGTGCATCATTCAATACAGACACTTCTGTGAAAAGTTCATCTACATCCACTTGAATGTCCAAGTTTGTCATCAAAGTGCACAGTTTGTCTAGCTCCAGAGGCCTGTCCAGACTGAGCGGTGCACACAACTTATAGAAAgaattttcactgaaatcaaaccTCTTTTCTAGATACCGGAGCATGTGCATGTAAGTCTGCTGGGCGTCTCCAATAAAGGTGTTCTGCTCGTTAGGGTGTAGCTTTTTCAAGAGTTGCATCACCTTGTACCCATAGAAACCTTTCTCTTGTCGATTCTGAATCTCTCTTCTCAGCTTGTTGAATGTAGCATACAGTTCAGTTACCTGAAGGTAATTACTCTCAAGAACCTTTATGGTGCTGGTAAATTGGCTCATAAGGTTATGCACAAAGTAGATGTACAGTTCAGGAAGTGTAATAGTTTCATCATTGGAAGCTATGTCCTTATACTCAGAAAGAAAGGCCCAGACTGTGCAGttcacatcctcctccccttTACTCACAAAGTAAGATTTGAGGGCCGGCCAATTCTTCAGTAACTTGTCAATGGCAGTGAAAAGGGCCAGAAAACGTTTAGGTACTTGGCGTAAGATTTCTGTATAGTCTGTCTTCATGAAATCAAAGAACTCTTTAAGTTCACCGTTATTCTCGTCTAGTGCAAAGACTTCACTGAAGACCTTGAGGACCAAACACTCTACATCGTAAGAGAGCATTCTCAAGCCATGCTTTGCTGTATTGTGTACTATCTGAGTGCTGCAATGTGTTGGTACAAGGTTTGGTAAATCCAGCATTTGTTTTAGGTGCACAAAACCAGActcattttcttcaaaatctctctctccatatgccacaattttattctgtaccagactggcattttgaagACAACTCCGTAAGTTCTTTACAATCACCTCTGATGTTTTATCTGCATCTTCAAGAAAGTCTAGGAGTGATGTGCAGATTCCCTTATCTTTATTGAAGTACTGGATGACAACTGGGAATAGTTTCATGCTCCCTATATTAAAAGCATCCACTGAGATTGAGAAAGGTGCTGATCCAATGTCTTGCACAGCCAGttttaaagaatgtggtgctAATACAGCCTCGATCAAAGCTTCTACTTTTGTCATTCCACAGTGAATTTTGgaagctattttggaatcaggGAAAACAGAGGGGTACAGTTTATTTCCACAATCTTGAGAACGGTAGCTGTGGTAGTGTTTAACTCCATGATATGTTAAAAGCAATTCAGCTGCGCATACGCGTTGTTCTTCAGCATTGTTACTCTTTACGGAGACTTTATTGCTAGCATTACACCACACCTGTCCTTGTACTTTGATTTTGTGACCCTTTGTTTCTGCATGATGCTTGACGGCTTTTACAGAATCAAACTTAACTGTGAATTGAACATCACAAATAGAACAATATCCTGAGTCTTCACTTGCCTTTATAAGCCAATTCTGATAGTCTGGGAGTTGCAGCCACTCATTTTTAAAGGTGCACAGCCttcgaatctttttttttccgggTTCTGTCATTTCGCCCTTGCATTTGTCCGACTGCAGCACAGTTTAGCCACCAGATAAGATTGTTGACTGTGGACATcagttgcttctctctgcttttgttgaCGCACTAAAAAAGTTACCCAGAGTCGATTAAACATATTGTTGTGACGGACCATCCCCCCACGCTTTACGGAAAAAGGGTTATGAACACACCTATGAATaactcagaaatgttttgagcaaaaaatgacttgtgacctatcatttttaatgttataacccccTGGACCTGTAAAATCTATTTATGTACACATATAATTTTTATAGTTAAAGTTATGAGTAACGTCTGTTAAATAGGGTGgggagatagctcaggggtttgagcattggcctgctaaacccaggggtgtgagctcaagccttgaggaggccattgagggattggggcaaattgatgccagggcaggggactggatgagatgacctccagaggtcccttccagctctagggggtgtgtgtgcatattTGTATAACAAATATTCATCTCCATGAAGATTGCAATAGGAGGTGCAGCAGCCCTAATGTGAGAGTATGGCCTCAGAGAAGACAGCAGTGCTTAGTCACTTAATGGCAATCAATCCACCTCTGAGGAACTTGACTGTGAGCATACATTCCAGCAGACAGGCAACAACTtgttaattgtgtgattaatggtgattattttttaaaataatgacatgAATTTAATTGCTCAACAGCAGAAGTATAAATCTAAGGTTCATTGAAAAGCTACTGAAATTTACAATTTCAGTCATCTGTGCATTGACAAAGTGAGATTACAAGATCTATGGCTCTATGAAGTGCTTTAATTGTGGGGTGTCATGAAACGACCTTCTGACTTGGGGTGTGACGGGCCATTATCACTGGCACCATTGCAGTACAGGTTGTTCCTCTCTAACCCAgaatctctcctccagcaacatctgtaatccggcaccaT comes from the Carettochelys insculpta isolate YL-2023 chromosome 2, ASM3395843v1, whole genome shotgun sequence genome and includes:
- the LOC142009019 gene encoding uncharacterized protein LOC142009019; its protein translation is MTEPGKKKIRRLCTFKNEWLQLPDYQNWLIKASEDSGYCSICDVQFTVKFDSVKAVKHHAETKGHKIKVQGQVWCNASNKVSVKSNNAEEQRVCAAELLLTYHGVKHYHSYRSQDCGNKLYPSVFPDSKIASKIHCGMTKVEALIEAVLAPHSLKLAVQDIGSAPFSISVDAFNIGSMKLFPVVIQYFNKDKGICTSLLDFLEDADKTSEVIVKNLRSCLQNASLVQNKIVAYGERDFEENESGFVHLKQMLDLPNLVPTHCSTQIVHNTAKHGLRMLSYDVECLVLKVFSEVFALDENNGELKEFFDFMKTDYTEILRQVPKRFLALFTAIDKLLKNWPALKSYFVSKGEEDVNCTVWAFLSEYKDIASNDETITLPELYIYFVHNLMSQFTSTIKVLESNYLQVTELYATFNKLRREIQNRQEKGFYGYKVMQLLKKLHPNEQNTFIGDAQQTYMHMLRYLEKRFDFSENSFYKLCAPLSLDRPLELDKLCTLMTNLDIQVDVDELFTEVSVLNDALPILKGSIINAESEQEQQQHERHHQTGSSEVWVEFFKCCEAPNLLRIVQHVFAVPAINTFVERIVSVMKNLWADERNRLQTDLVKAELFVHFNYKMTCDEFAGFLQTGAAKELMAAAANCEMF